A region from the Microbacterium lacus genome encodes:
- a CDS encoding ABC transporter permease, whose amino-acid sequence MSIVPIVTSMPTGPGGPPISAGGPESPDPGGGPRAASLAGAWRRFLLRRAAGLLVNVALLVVITFLIVQLIPGDPATAIAGENATLDQVEMVREQLGLDQPVPVQFATYLAGVIQGDFGDSYRFRVPALDVVMAAVPYTLAITIPAVLLLLVIGIAAGMAVGVATRGDRRRILGTSFNVVTGFISSVPVYVQATALVVIFAVWLRALPPAYSQAYDLSQAAILPVLSLTLGGACAVARVVRREAAVILEQDYMRTARGWRLPSLTLYAKHMLPNLLTTALTLSGIILTALLGSALITEAVFAWPGLGGVIVQAISIDKDYPVIRAAVFVIGVISLVITLVIDVILGIIDPRTLGD is encoded by the coding sequence ATGAGCATCGTCCCCATCGTGACCTCCATGCCGACCGGCCCGGGCGGCCCACCCATCTCCGCCGGCGGGCCCGAGAGCCCCGACCCGGGAGGCGGCCCCCGTGCCGCATCCCTCGCCGGGGCCTGGCGCCGCTTCCTGCTGCGCAGGGCGGCCGGTCTGCTGGTCAACGTGGCCTTGCTCGTGGTGATCACCTTCCTGATCGTGCAGCTGATCCCCGGTGACCCGGCGACGGCCATCGCCGGCGAGAACGCCACGCTCGACCAGGTCGAGATGGTGCGCGAACAGCTCGGCCTGGACCAGCCGGTCCCGGTGCAGTTCGCCACGTATCTGGCCGGCGTCATCCAGGGAGATTTCGGTGACTCCTACCGGTTCCGGGTGCCCGCGCTGGATGTCGTGATGGCCGCCGTGCCCTACACCCTCGCCATCACGATCCCCGCCGTGCTGCTGCTCCTCGTGATCGGCATCGCCGCAGGCATGGCGGTCGGCGTCGCGACGCGCGGCGACCGTCGCCGCATCCTCGGGACCTCGTTCAACGTCGTGACCGGTTTCATCTCCTCGGTGCCCGTCTACGTCCAGGCCACCGCGCTCGTCGTGATCTTCGCCGTCTGGCTGCGTGCGCTCCCGCCGGCGTACTCGCAGGCGTACGACCTCAGCCAGGCGGCGATCCTGCCGGTGCTCTCGCTGACACTCGGCGGTGCCTGCGCGGTGGCCCGGGTGGTGCGCCGGGAAGCCGCGGTCATCCTCGAGCAGGACTACATGCGCACCGCGCGCGGGTGGCGTCTTCCCTCGCTGACGCTGTACGCGAAGCATATGCTCCCGAACCTCCTCACCACCGCACTGACGCTGTCGGGCATCATCCTCACGGCACTGCTCGGCTCGGCCCTGATAACCGAGGCGGTTTTCGCGTGGCCCGGCCTGGGTGGCGTGATCGTGCAGGCCATCTCGATCGACAAGGACTACCCGGTGATCCGGGCGGCCGTCTTCGTCATCGGTGTGATCTCGCT